The window CGGCGAAGGGAGCGTTGCTGCGATAGCTCGGGCACGAACGCGTTTCGGACCACCTGCATGGTGATCGTGCTGAAGCCTTCGCGCACTTCCAGATGGGAGAGATTGCGGAAGCCGGCGCGGGCGGCGCTGCGCCAGTCGACCCCGTGGTGATAGTAGAACCGCCGGTCCTCCACGGCGATGAACGCCGCGCGCACCCGGCGGGGCACCCGCGCGAGCGGCACGTTGATTCGGCGAACGTAGGCCAGCCGGCCGATGGGCGCGCCCGCCCGGTCCAGGATCCGTCCGCCTTCACTGGGACGGAAAGCCTGGATCTGGGCGGTGCTGGGACAACCGGCGAAGCCGCAGGTGGCGATCCACCCGCCGGTGGCGAGCGCCAGCGTGAGCAGCAGGACGAGCGCCGCGAGCGCGAGGCGTCGTCCGGTGAGCGGGGGAAGCTTCAGCTTGCCTGCGGCGCCCCGCCCATCGAGTTGGCCGCCGCATCGCTGGCCGACGGCGCGCCGTTGGTGGTGCTGCTCCGCTGCTGGTAGCGATCCCACTGCTCACCGGCGCGCTCGCGGACGGTATCCGCGGCTTCGCGAATCCGCTCGCGGGCCGGGGCCGCGCGATCGCTGGTGATCAGGAAGGTGGTCGCGAGACCCGCCGCGAGCGCCAGGACGATGCCGAGGCGGCCGGAGCCTTCGTCTTCCTCGAGCTCGTCCTCCTCCTCGAACTCGTCCAGGTCCTCCTCGTCTTCCGACGCCTCGGCAGCCTCCGCAGCGCGCGCGCGGAGCCGCTCGGCACGCTCGCGCAGCCGGTCCGCGCCCTTCTTGAGACGGCCCGCGCCTTTCTGGAGGCGCCGCCGCGCGCGGCCGCTCAGCTCCTGGACCTCTTCGTAGCCTTCCTCGAGATCGTCCCCCAGCTCGGAGAGCCGCTTCCGGAGAACCTTCCGCGTCTTGGTGCCCGCCTGGGGTGCGGCGAGGAGCCCCACGCCGACGCCAATCGCCGCGGCGAGCACCAGCGCCCCCGCCGCTCCGGTCCGGCGTCCTCTCCGGCCGCCGCCCCCGGTCTCCTGCGACTCCTCGCTGATGCGCTGCTCTCTCGTCATGCATCCTCCAACGCGGGCCGACAGCCCCGCAGTGCTTTCCGTAGGCTGCGTCCGGGGCAGGCCCGGAACGGGAACGTTTCGCACTCTAATCAATCGGAGGGGTGAAGGAAATATCTTGCATTCCACCACCGCTGCGGAAAAACGCGTCTGGGCAGGCAGGGCGAGCTGGGGCCGCCGGACGGACGGGACGGGGGCGGTGGCGTGGTCGATTTCTAGGATGTAAGACGTTGATCGATAAGGCGTTAACACGGTGCAGGCGGCCCTGGATCGTGACCCCAGCGTGGGCGGCACCAGCAGCAGCACGGAACTGGCACTTCCCCATGGCGGCATCCAGAGATCCAGCCCCCGAAAACATCACGCGGCAAAGCGAATCCACCGAGGGCCCAGCCGGGCCCGAAAACCGAACGAGCGTGGGCCATGTATCTCGTTGAGCTGAGGCCGGGCAAGGAAGAGCTGTATCGGACAGGCGACGAGTTAGCGGCCGCCATCCG of the Gemmatimonadales bacterium genome contains:
- a CDS encoding YtxH domain-containing protein, with the protein product MTREQRISEESQETGGGGRRGRRTGAAGALVLAAAIGVGVGLLAAPQAGTKTRKVLRKRLSELGDDLEEGYEEVQELSGRARRRLQKGAGRLKKGADRLRERAERLRARAAEAAEASEDEEDLDEFEEEDELEEDEGSGRLGIVLALAAGLATTFLITSDRAAPARERIREAADTVRERAGEQWDRYQQRSSTTNGAPSASDAAANSMGGAPQAS